One stretch of Pelmatolapia mariae isolate MD_Pm_ZW linkage group LG3_W, Pm_UMD_F_2, whole genome shotgun sequence DNA includes these proteins:
- the sb:cb1058 gene encoding uncharacterized protein sb:cb1058, which yields MAIGRNSRMSSVRSSIRAPKFLDKSSGFYGRLDEPEAATEVEETGVNVCNIEEGVSSDPSITAVHCSDEKEEGEVFGFSEGMMEDDDESLLRRKPSRRSSRWRRSSRRKQKEGRAEEDAAREERPSLGTEGPADFPEDIRVKIEVEMENLKKVEEENEKAGREKEPVLVHFPAREDADDQVLIRDKKRGREDEEEEERRMTKEQEEGMKVVKRKNYRKALDRALRRGWGAFVANLYSVTLAPVNSSPSSSSPSSKKKHQHNSVLAEFQ from the exons ATGGCTATTGGCAGGAACTCCAGGATGAGCTCAGTCCGAAGCTCCATCAGGGCCCCAAAGTTTCTGGACAAATCAAGTGGCTTCTACGGTCGCCTCGACGAGCCCGAGGCCGCCACAGAGGTAGAGGAGACTGGTGTAAATGTTTGCAACATAGAGGAGGGAGTCTCGAGTGACCCATCCATCACCGCGGTGCACTGTTCTGATGAGAAGGAAGAAGGCGAGGTGTTTGGCTTCAGCGAAGGCATGATGGAAGATGACGATGAGAGCCTCCTGAGGAGGAAACCCAGCCGCCgcagcagcaggtggaggagaaGCTCCAGGAGGAAGCAGAAAGAGGGGAGAGCAGAGGAGGACGCAGCCAGAGAGGAGAGGCCCAGCCTGGGCACGGAGGGTCCAGCTGACTTCCCCGAGGACATCAGGGTGAAGATTGAGGTAGAGATGGAGAACCTGAAGAAGGTggaggaagaaaatgaaaaggcGGGCAGGGAGAAGGAACCCGTGCTCGTTCACTTCCCGGCTCGGGAGGACGCTGACGACCAAGTCCTTATCCGAGACaagaagagaggaagagaagacgaagaggaggaggagaggaggatgacgAAGGAGCAAGAGGAAGGGATGAAAGTGGTGAAGAGGAAAAATTACCGCAAG GCCTTGGACCGAGCACTGCGCCGCGGCTGGGGGGCCTTCGTCGCCAACCTCTACAGCGTCACACTCGCACCGGTGAACTCCTCGCCATCGTCGTCTTCACCGTCGTCGAAGAAGAAGCACCAGCACAATTCAGTGTTAGCAGAATTTCAATAG